From Triticum urartu cultivar G1812 chromosome 2, Tu2.1, whole genome shotgun sequence, a single genomic window includes:
- the LOC125534720 gene encoding putative FBD-associated F-box protein At5g53635, with protein sequence MNGIPLGISFPHLRELGICSVVMEAGDIDFVVAKSPVLETLNIHGCNKGLRLRLVSQSLRCVQVCSSFLEDIAVVKAPRLERLILEGFRSNAGGLCTRVRIGDAPKLHALGILEPGSTILEIRDTIVMASPSTMATGIKVLSLNVRFGNHTDAKMVPSFLGCFPNLEALHIISEKCDHQAGSARMNLNFWKQAKPTESVKSCIKVFSYREFRGELGEVSFLKFFFRNTRVLRTASISMANQSFTTFSMDEATRKAQEASNNMASRSCEMVLLGSTGPEGGSPWSFKRGTVYSFDDPFSAVQIRNIA encoded by the exons ATGAATGGAATTCCA CTCGGCATCTCCTTCCCCCATCTCCGTGAGCTGGGCATCTGCAGCGTCGTCATGGAGGCCGGGGACATCGACTTTGTCGTCGCCAAGAGCCCCGTCCTGGAGACCCTCAACATCCATGGATGCAACAAGGGGCTGCGCCTTCGCCTCGTCAGCCAGAGCCTCCGGTGCGTCCAAGTTTGCAGCTCTTTTCTGGAGGACATTGCCGTGGTGAAGGCTCCTCGCCTCGAGCGGCTCATCCTGGAGGGCTTTCGGAGCAACGCCGGTGGCTTGTGCACCAGAGTCAGGATTGGCGACGCTCCCAAGCTACACGCATTAGGAATCTTGGAGCCAGGGAGCACCATACTAGAGATCCGAGACACCATCGTCATG GCGAGCCCAAGCACCATGGCCACCGGCATCAAGGTCCTGAGTCTGAATGTGCGTTTCGGAAACCACACGGATGCCAAGATGGTTCCCTCCTTCCTCGGATGCTTTCCCAATTTGGAGGCACTCCACATTATT TCTGAAAAATGTGATCATCAAGCTGGCAGTGCCAGGATGAACCTCAACTTCTGGAAGCAGGCCAAGCCCACCGAAAGCGTCAAGTCGTGTATCAAGGTGTTCTCTTACAGAGAATTCCGAGGGGAGCTTGGGGAGGTTTCCTTCCTCAAGTTCTTCTTCCGGAACACGAGGGTGCTGAGGACTGCGTCCATCTCCATGGCTAACCAGAGCTTCACGACATTCTCGATGGATGAGGCGACTCGTAAAGCGCAGGAAGCTTCTAACAACATGGCCAGCAGGTCCTGCGAAATGGTGCTTCTCGGGAGCACAGGTCCTGAAGGAGGTAGCCCCTGGAGCTTCAAGAGAGGGACGGTTTACTCCTTTGATGACCCTTTCTCAGCGGTGCAGATCCGCAACATAGCTTAA